A part of Actinoallomurus bryophytorum genomic DNA contains:
- a CDS encoding alpha/beta fold hydrolase codes for MADTPTFVLIHGALTDASVWRKVSDRLQRAGHRVAAPSVAMRSLDGDARYLRAFLETLPGPLIVAGHSYAGSIISHPDALTPAVQALVFVAAFQQDAGETPGELNGMFPGSLLTPDNLRFRPYPNGQEVYLRPEKFAEVYAADVDPAEVAIMAAAQKPFDPTILDGTFNAPATWRTLPSWSVVPTSDMSIPTQTLRWMAERAGSIVTEVDASHAVPTAHPDHVTNTILDAAKGISD; via the coding sequence ATGGCCGACACACCGACCTTTGTCCTCATACATGGGGCCCTCACCGATGCCTCGGTCTGGCGTAAGGTCTCCGATCGACTGCAACGCGCTGGTCACCGCGTGGCCGCGCCCTCGGTTGCCATGCGCAGCCTTGACGGCGACGCGCGCTACCTGCGCGCGTTCCTCGAAACCCTGCCCGGTCCGCTCATCGTCGCCGGGCACTCCTACGCCGGCTCGATCATCTCCCACCCGGACGCGCTCACCCCGGCGGTCCAGGCCTTGGTGTTCGTCGCCGCGTTCCAGCAGGACGCCGGTGAAACGCCGGGCGAGCTCAACGGCATGTTCCCCGGTAGCCTGCTCACCCCCGACAACTTGCGCTTTCGCCCATACCCCAACGGACAGGAGGTATATCTGCGGCCGGAAAAGTTCGCGGAGGTCTACGCCGCGGACGTCGACCCGGCCGAAGTTGCGATCATGGCCGCCGCCCAGAAGCCGTTCGACCCCACCATTCTCGACGGAACCTTCAATGCGCCGGCCACCTGGCGAACACTTCCCTCCTGGAGCGTGGTGCCCACGTCCGACATGTCGATCCCTACCCAGACACTACGCTGGATGGCAGAACGCGCCGGATCCATCGTCACCGAAGTCGACGCCTCCCACGCCGTTCCCACCGCCCATCCCGACCACGTGACCAACACCATCCTTGACGCGGCGAAGGGCATTTCGGACTGA
- a CDS encoding carbonic anhydrase, giving the protein MTNLDTLLERNRFFAKTDAKDKVPAIPFIPNMQAYVLTCIDPRVDPAGILGLELGDAIVARSIGGRVTDAVLADLAWVCHLHENMTPDSAWFELAVIHHTDCGSALFADDELRHSFAIRYGYDSVALRGLAVLDPAQTAQEDTDRLLAAPQLASQIAVSGYVYEIETGLLTQVTAPRLRADGSTTAS; this is encoded by the coding sequence ATGACGAACCTCGACACGCTTCTCGAACGTAACCGGTTCTTCGCTAAGACCGACGCGAAGGACAAGGTGCCGGCTATCCCGTTCATCCCGAACATGCAGGCTTACGTGTTGACCTGCATCGACCCTCGAGTCGACCCGGCCGGGATCCTGGGCTTGGAACTCGGCGACGCGATCGTCGCTCGCAGCATCGGCGGCCGAGTGACCGACGCGGTCCTTGCCGACCTGGCCTGGGTCTGCCACCTCCACGAGAACATGACCCCTGATTCCGCCTGGTTCGAACTCGCGGTCATCCACCACACCGACTGTGGCTCGGCATTGTTCGCCGATGACGAGCTACGCCACAGCTTCGCCATCCGCTACGGCTACGACAGCGTTGCCCTGCGTGGTCTGGCCGTGCTCGACCCCGCCCAGACCGCGCAAGAGGACACGGACAGGCTCCTCGCCGCCCCACAGCTCGCCTCGCAGATCGCGGTGTCCGGCTATGTCTACGAGATCGAAACCGGGCTGCTCACCCAAGTAACCGCACCGCGCCTCCGAGCGGACGGCTCCACCACCGCCTCCTGA